CCGAGGCCAACGAGGTACAGGCCGAGGCGACGCTCAAGGCGGTGACGATCGTGCTCACCACCCTGCCGATCCTCATGGTCTATCCCTTCATCCAGCGGTACTTCGTGCGGGGCATCATGCTCGGCGCGGTGAAGGGCTGACCAGCATGCCCCACCCTCCCACCACCAAGTTGAAAGGATCCGCCATGTTCCGCAGATCGTGGCGCCACACGGCGGCAGCAGCCGCGGCGCTGCTCGCCCTCAGCAGTATCACGGCCTGTAGCGACGACTCGTCCAGCAACGAGGACCTGTCGGAGAACCGGGTCGGCGCGATGGACAACTACTCCGTCGGTACGCAGTTCAAGGCCTCCGAGCCGCTGTCCTTCTCCCTCCTGTACAGCAACCACCCGAACTACCCGTTGAAGAACGACTGGCTGTTCTGGTCGGAGCTGACGTCGCGGACCAACGTCACGCTCGAACCGGTCGCGGTGCCGCTGAGCGACTACGAGCAGAAGCGCAGCCTGCTGATCGGCGCCGGTGACGCGCCGTTCCTCATCCCGAAGACCTACCCGAGCCAGGAGGAGCCGTACGTCTCCTCGGGGGCGATCCTGCCGGTCAGCGACTACATCGATCTGATGCCGAACTTCAAGGACAAGATCGAGAAGTGGAACCTGGCACCGGAGCTCGACACCCGGCGCCAGGAGGACGGCAAGTTCTACCTGCTGCCCGGGGTGCACGAGAAGCCCTGGCACGACTACTCGCTGGCGGTCCGCACCGACATCCTCGAAGAGCTGAACCTGGAGATCCCGAAGACCTGGGACGAGCTCTACACGGTGCTCAAGGCGATGAAGGCGAAGTACCCGAACGTCTACCCGTTCTCCGACCGGTTCAGCCAGCCCAACCCGGCCGGTAACCTGCTCAACATCATGGCCTTCTCGTACGGCCTGCAGGGCGCCGGCTGGAACTTCCAGCACACCAGCTGGAACGCCGAGGCGCAGAAGTTCGAGTACACCGGCGCCACCGAGCAGTACAAGCAGATCCTGCAGTACCTCAACAAGCTGGTGACGGAGAAGCTGCTCGACCCGGAGAGCTTCACCCAGACCGACGATCTCGCCCGGCAGAAGCTCGCCAACAGCAGGTCCTTCGTGATCAGCAGCAACGCGCAGACCCTGGTGAACGACTACCGGCCGGACCTGGCGGCGACGAACCCGAAGGCAACCATCACCAAGATTCCGCTGCCGATCGGCCCGGCCGGTGAGATCAACCCCGCCGACCGTTTCGAGAACGGCATGATGATCTCGGCGAAGGCCCGCGACAGCGAGAACTTCGTGGCGATGATGCAGTTCGTCGACTGGCTCTGGTACTCCGACGAGGGCCAGCACTTCGCCAAGTGGGGTGTCGAGGGCCAGAGCTTCGTCAAGGACGCCGCCGGCAAGGCCACCCTGGCCCCGGACGTCAACGTCATCGGCCTCAACCCCGACGCGCCCAAGCACCTGCAGAAGGACTTCGGCTTCTACAACGGCGTGTTCGCCTACGGCGGCAACCCCGAGCTGGTGCAGGCGTTCTTCTCCGAGGAGGAGCAGCAGTTCCAGGAGGTCATGAACGCGCGTCCGGCACGGGTGGTGCCCCCGCCGCACCCGTTGACCGACGAGGAACGCGAGCAGGTGTCGCTGTGGGCTACCCCGCTGCGCGACCACGTCTACCAGGCCACCCTGCAGTTCATCCTCGGGCAGCGTGACTTCGCCCAGTGGGACGCGTACGTGAACGAGCTGAAGAGCAAGAACATGGACGCCTACATGGACGCGGTCACCAAGGCCTACGAACGCTTCAAGGAGAAGAACAACTAGGAGACGTGGCCGGTCCGGTCGTGTCGGCGCGACCGGACCGGCCACCTTCGTTCCACCCGCACCGAGCAAGAGGACGAGGATGCGCATCACCGTTGCGGAGCAACCCAGCGGACGACTCTCCGACGCGTGGCGCTTCGCCGTCGGCACCGGCCGGTTCGAGCTGGCGCTGCGGCGCGACTACCAGGACTCGCTGGCCCTGATCCAACGCGAGATCGGTTTCCGGCACATCCGCGGGCACGGGCTGCTCAGCGACGGCGTCGGCGTGCACCGGCCGTACGAGTACCAGGGCGGACGGCACGTACGGCACGCCTTCGGTTATGTCGACCAGGTGGTCGACGCGTACCTCGAACTGGGCATCCGGCCCTTCGTCGAGCTGGGCTTCATGCCCTCCGGTCTGGCCAGCGGCGCGCAGACCGTGTTCTGGTGGCGCGGCAACGTCACCCCGCCGCGCTCGCACGCCGAGTGGGCCGACCTGGTCCGGGCGACGGTCGGCCACCTCGTCGACCGGTACGGCCTGGACGAGGTGCGCGGCTGGCCCATCGAGGTGTGGAACGAACCCGACCTCAAGGACTTCTGGCAGGACGCGGACGCCGACGCCTACCACCGGTTGTACGAGGTGACCGCGCACGCGGTCAAGGAGGTGGACGGCGCACTCCAGGTCGGTGGCCCGGCGATCTCCCCCGGTGCCGACGACGGGTGGCTGCCCCGGTTCGCCGAGTTCGTCACCGACCGCTCGGTGCCGATCGACTTCGTCAGCCGGCACGCCTACACCTCCGGCCCGGCCCAGCACGTGCCCTTCGGCGTACACCAGACCCTCGCACCGGCGCAGCGGCTGCTCGACCAGTTCGCCAGCCCTCGCCGGCAGCTCGCCGGCACCGCGTTGGCGGAGCTGCCGGTGCACATCACCGAGTTCAACTCCTCCTACCGGCCGGACAATCCGATCCACGACACCGCCTTCCACGCCGCCTACCTCGCTCCGGTGCTGGCCGGCGGCGGCGACCTGGTCGACTCCTTCGCGTACTGGACGTTCAGCGACATGTTCGAGGAGGTGGGCATCCCGACCGCACTGTTCCACGGCGGCTTCGGCCTGCTCACCCACCGCCAGGTCAAGAAACCCACCTACCACCTGTACGCCTTCATGAACCGGCTGGGTGACCAACTGCTCGCCCGTGGCCCGGACCACCTGGTCACCCGCGACGCCACCGGCCGGATCGCCGTGCTGGCCTGGGCGCCGGTCGACCCCACCGGACACGACCCGGTGGACGGCCACACCGTGCGACTGTCGCTGCCGGTGGCCCCGGCGACCGCCCGCACCGCCTTCCTGCTGCGCTCCTCGGTCAGCGAGGAGGCGGGCAACGCCTGGCGGGCGTGGTGCGAGCTGGGCCGGCCGCCCTCCCCGACCAGCCGACAGCTGGACGTCCTGCGGGAGGCCGCCGAGCCGGCCCGGCGGCACGCCGCGCTGCCGGTGCAGGCGGGCCGCGTCGAGGTGGACCTGCACCTGGCCCGGCACGAGGTGACCCTGGCCGAGCTGACCCCGGTGGTCGACGAGACGCCGCCGTGGTGGGACGAGAGCCGCCTGTTCGGCGAGGTCAGGTCGTGAGTACGGCGGCTCGTCGGGAGTTCGGGGCCGGACCGCTGTCGCGGATCGCCGCGCTGGTCTACACGCTGCTCGTGGTCGAGTTGCTGCTGCTGGTCTGCGCGGCGCCCAGCCTGGTCGCGCTCTTCGCCCTGGAACGCCACGTCAGCAACCTGCCGCTGGTCGCCGCCTGTACGGTGCCGCTCGGCCCGGCGCTGTCCGCCGCGCTGTACGCCCTGTACCAGCAGCGCCTCGACCTCACCGAGCTGCACCCGTGGCGGCTGTTCTGGCGCGGCTACCGGGCCAACCTGGCCGGCTCGCTGCTGGTCTGGGTGCCGACGTTGCTGTGGCTGACCATCATCGCGGTCAACCTGGCCAACCTGTCGGCCGCCGGGCTGTCCGGCTGGTGGGCGGCACCGCTGGTGCTGGTCGGTGCCGGGGTGTCCGTGATCGGGGTCAACGCGCTGGTGATCACCTCCCTGTTCACGTTCCGGCTGCGCGACGTGGTCCGGCTGGCCGCGTACTTCGTGCTGCGTACGCCGGTGGTGGCTCTCGGCGTCGCGCTCCTGCTGGTCGCGGCGACGCTGCTGACCCACGCCACCTCGGAGGCGGCCCTTGCCGCGCTCGGCTCGGTGCTGGCGCTGGCGCTGGTCCGCGGCGGTGAGCCGATGATCGCCATCATCCGCGAGGAGTTCACGCGTGACCGTGGGGAGTGAGCCCGCGCGGCTCCCGGTGACCGCCAAGGTGCCGTTCGGTGGGGACTACAACCCGGAGCAGTGGCCCGAGCCGGTGTGGGACGACGACGACCGGCTGTTCGAGCTGGCCGTGATCGACACCGTCACCCTCGGCGTCTTCGACTGGGCGCTGACCCAGCCCGCCGCCGACGTGTACGACTTCACCGTGCTGGACCGCGTCGTGGACCGCGCCGCCCGGCAGGGCCGGATGATCTGCCTGGCGACCGGCACCGGTGCGCACCCGGCGTGGCTGGCCCGCGCCCATCCGGAGGTGACCCGCGTCGACTTCGAGGGTCGCCGGCACCGCTTCGGCCAGCGGCACAACTCCTGCCCCAGTTCCCCGGTGTTCCGCCGGCTCTCGACCGAGCTGGCGCGCCGGGTGGCCCGCCGGTACGCCGCCAACCCGGCGGTGGTGGCCTGGCACGTCGGCAACGAGTACGGCGGCGCCTGCTACTGCGACCGCTGCGCGGCCGGCTTCCGGCGGTGGCTGCGCGACCGCTACGGCACCCTGGCGGCGCTCAACGCGGCCTGGTACACCACGTTCTGGTCGCACACCTTCACCGACTGGGACGAGATCGAGGCGCCCTCGGCGTTGACCGAGCACTGGCGCGGGCCGGACCACACCGCGTTCCAGGGCATCACCCTGGACTACCGCCGGTTCACCTCCGAGGCGATGCTGGCCAACTTCCGCGACGAGAAGGCGGCGATCCGCGAGTCCAGCGACCTGCCGGTGACGACCAACTTCATGGGCATGTACCGGCCGATCGACTACCACCGCTGGGCCGAGCACCTGGACTTCGCCTCGTGGGACAACTACCCGCCCGAGGGCAGCCCACCGGCCTGGATGGCGCTGAGCCACGACCTGATGCGAGGGCTGAAGGGCGGCCAGCCGTTCTGGCTGATGGAGCAGACGCCGAGCATGACGGCCTGCCGGGACGTCAACCCGCTCAAGCCGCCCGGGGTGATGCGGCTGTGGAGCTGGCAGGCGGTCGCGCACGGTGCGGACGCGGTGCTGTTCTTCCAACTGCGGGCGTCGCGGGGAGCATCCGAGAAGTACCACGGCGCGGTCATCGGTCATGCCGGCCGCGCCGACACGCGGGTCTTCCGCGAGGTCGCCGAGCTGGGGGCGGAGCTGCGCCGGCTCGGCGACGCGACGCTCGGTGCGCGCACGCCGGCCCGGGTGGCGCTGCTGTTCGACTGGGACAGCTGGTGGGCGTTGGAGATCTCCGACGGCCCCTCCCGCCTGGTGCGGTACCAGCAGGTCGTCCTCGCCTACTACCAGGCGCTGTGGGACGCCGGGGTGGACGTCGACGTGGTCGCGGTCAGCGCGGACCTCGCCGGCTACGACGTGGTCCTCGCCCCGGCGCTGCACATGGTCAAGGACGACCTGGCCGACCGGTTGGCGCGGGTCGCCGAGCGGGGCGGTTCGGTGCTCACCACGTTCCTGTCCGGCCGGGTGGACGTGGACGGCAACGCCTTCCTGGCGGACGTGCCGGGACCGCTGGCGCCGCTGATGGGCGTCCGGGTCGACGAGTGGGACGCCCGTGCCGCGGACGTGGTCAACCCGGTCTGCCTGGGCACCGGAGCCGACCGCGTCGAGGTCGCCTCGCGGTTGGTGTTCGAGCTGGTCATCCCGGACGGCGCGGAGGTGGTCGGCAGCTACCGGGCCGACTTCTACGCCGGCACTCCGGCGGTCACCCGCAACGCGTACGGCGCCGGCCACGGCTGGTACGTCGGCACCGCGCTGGACCAGCCGGGCGTGTCCTGGGTGGTCCGGCAGGTGCTGGCGCGGCACGGGCTCACCGGGGCGTACCCGGACGTGCCGGGGCTGGAGACCGCGGTGCGGGTCACCGGTGACGGCACCCGTTTGCTGTTCCTGCTCAACCACGGTGCCGAGCCGGTGACCGTGCCCGCCAGCGTGGACGGCGTTGACCTGCTCACCGGCGACCGGGTCGCGCACGGCGCGCCGCTGCGGCTCGACGGCCACGGCGTCCGGGTGGTGCGCGAGCGCGCCTGAGCCGGCCGGCTACCCGGGCCCGGCCTGGGCGTGCTCTGCGGCCCGGCTGACCCGTTCCCAGCCCGCCCAGGTGTCCATCCGCCGGCGTGAGATGTCGAACGCCAGGTCGTACACCATGCTGCCGAGCAGGAGCCGCAGCGGCGGGTCGTCGCTGTCGACCAGTTTCAGCAGCGCCTCGGCGGCGAGGGCGGGTTCGCTGTCGATCGAGTCCTCAGCCCACTGCCGCGCCAACTCCGCGCGCAGGGGGTCGTAGGCGGTGATCGGCGTCGTCGAGGTCATGCTGGTGTACAGGTCGGTCCAGTAGCCGCCGGGCTGCACGATGCTGACCGTGACGCCGAAGGTGGCCGCCTCCATCGCGAGGGCCTCGCTCATGCCCTCCAGCGCGAACTTGCTCGCGCTGTACATGCCGGTGCTGGGGAAGCCGCCGAGCCCGGCGATGCTGGAGATCTGCACGAGGTGGCCGGCCCGTTGGGCCCGCAGGTGCGGCAACACGGCCTGGCTGACCCAGAGCGCGCCGAAGAGGTTGACCTCGAACTGGGCCCGTGCCTCGGCTTCGGTGAACTCCTCGATCATGCCCATCGACATGGTGCCGGCGTTGTTGACCACGATGTCGAGCCGCCCGACGCGCTCGACCGCGGCGGCCACCGCGGCGAGGACCGCCGCCCGGTCGGTCACGTCGAGGGTCAGGGTGAGCAGCCGGTCGCCGTAGCGCTCGTCGAAGTCGGCCCGGGCGATGGTCCGGGCGGCGGCGACCACCCGGTCACCGCGGTCGAGCGCCGCGATGGTGAACGCGCGGCCCAGACCACGGCTGGCGCCCGTGATGAACCAGGTACGCGACGCGGTGCTGGATGAGCTGCGCATGGTGGGTCTCCGCCTCTCGCCACAAGACGAGACGGTCCGTCTCGCCGGAGGCAACGATACGACACGACCAGGCGTCAGGCAAGACGAGACGTACCGTCTCGCCGTTGGGATACGATGGGCGCATGCCGACGCAGCATCGCGCCACGCCCAACGCGGCCCGCCGCAGGGAAGCCTCCCGGCTGGCGATCCTCACCGCGGCGTTCGACCTGCTGCAGGAGGTCGGCTACGCCAGGCTCAGCATCGAGGGCATCGCCGGGCGCGCCGGCGTCGGCAAGCAGACCATCTACCGCTGGTGGCCGTCGAAGGGGGCCATCATCTTCGATGCCTTCCTGATGCTCAGTGCGGGCGCCGACGGCGGACCTGTCGTCCTGCCGGACACGGGCGATCTGGACGCCGACCTGACCGCCGTGCTGCGCGCCACGGTCGCCGAGCTGAACGATCCACGGTACGACCGGCCGATGCGCGCGCTGGCCACCGAGATCACGTACGACCCGGAGCTGGCGGCCGCCTACGCCGAACGGCTGGACGGGCCGCTGAAGGAGGCGAAACGGAAGCGGCTGCGCAGTGCCCAGCGGGCCGGGCAACTCGCCGGGGACCTCGACCTGGACGTGGCCGTGGAGATGATCTGGGGCCCCGTGCTCCACCGGTGGCTGCACCGCAGTGGACCACTCACCACCGCGTACACCGACCGGGTCGTCACCACCGCCCTCAACGGCCTACGCCCCCGCCCGGACGCGGCCCCGTAGGCCACGATACGCCGCAGGTGGTGCCCCCCGGCCGCGCGACAGCCCAATCACGCGACAGCCCGGCCGCGACAGCCCGGTCACGCGATGGCTCGGCCGCGCGCCGCGTCAGGTGCCCGCGTGGTCGGCCTCCTCCGCACGGGCCCGCCGGCCGTCGGCGATGGCGACGCCGACCAGGACGGCGGTGCTGCCGATCCCGGCGACGAAGGACGGTGCGCGCAGGGTGGCCGTCCCGACGATGGCGAGGGCGATCAGGCCGACCAGCCGGGAGGGGGGTAGTTCCCTGGCCACCGACCGGGCGAACCAGAGCTGGGCGGTGAGGAACAGTGCCGGTCCGGC
This is a stretch of genomic DNA from Micromonospora sp. WMMD1082. It encodes these proteins:
- a CDS encoding extracellular solute-binding protein; the encoded protein is MFRRSWRHTAAAAAALLALSSITACSDDSSSNEDLSENRVGAMDNYSVGTQFKASEPLSFSLLYSNHPNYPLKNDWLFWSELTSRTNVTLEPVAVPLSDYEQKRSLLIGAGDAPFLIPKTYPSQEEPYVSSGAILPVSDYIDLMPNFKDKIEKWNLAPELDTRRQEDGKFYLLPGVHEKPWHDYSLAVRTDILEELNLEIPKTWDELYTVLKAMKAKYPNVYPFSDRFSQPNPAGNLLNIMAFSYGLQGAGWNFQHTSWNAEAQKFEYTGATEQYKQILQYLNKLVTEKLLDPESFTQTDDLARQKLANSRSFVISSNAQTLVNDYRPDLAATNPKATITKIPLPIGPAGEINPADRFENGMMISAKARDSENFVAMMQFVDWLWYSDEGQHFAKWGVEGQSFVKDAAGKATLAPDVNVIGLNPDAPKHLQKDFGFYNGVFAYGGNPELVQAFFSEEEQQFQEVMNARPARVVPPPHPLTDEEREQVSLWATPLRDHVYQATLQFILGQRDFAQWDAYVNELKSKNMDAYMDAVTKAYERFKEKNN
- a CDS encoding xylan 1,4-beta-xylosidase, producing the protein MRITVAEQPSGRLSDAWRFAVGTGRFELALRRDYQDSLALIQREIGFRHIRGHGLLSDGVGVHRPYEYQGGRHVRHAFGYVDQVVDAYLELGIRPFVELGFMPSGLASGAQTVFWWRGNVTPPRSHAEWADLVRATVGHLVDRYGLDEVRGWPIEVWNEPDLKDFWQDADADAYHRLYEVTAHAVKEVDGALQVGGPAISPGADDGWLPRFAEFVTDRSVPIDFVSRHAYTSGPAQHVPFGVHQTLAPAQRLLDQFASPRRQLAGTALAELPVHITEFNSSYRPDNPIHDTAFHAAYLAPVLAGGGDLVDSFAYWTFSDMFEEVGIPTALFHGGFGLLTHRQVKKPTYHLYAFMNRLGDQLLARGPDHLVTRDATGRIAVLAWAPVDPTGHDPVDGHTVRLSLPVAPATARTAFLLRSSVSEEAGNAWRAWCELGRPPSPTSRQLDVLREAAEPARRHAALPVQAGRVEVDLHLARHEVTLAELTPVVDETPPWWDESRLFGEVRS
- a CDS encoding YesL family protein; translation: MSTAARREFGAGPLSRIAALVYTLLVVELLLLVCAAPSLVALFALERHVSNLPLVAACTVPLGPALSAALYALYQQRLDLTELHPWRLFWRGYRANLAGSLLVWVPTLLWLTIIAVNLANLSAAGLSGWWAAPLVLVGAGVSVIGVNALVITSLFTFRLRDVVRLAAYFVLRTPVVALGVALLLVAATLLTHATSEAALAALGSVLALALVRGGEPMIAIIREEFTRDRGE
- a CDS encoding beta-galactosidase; this translates as MTVGSEPARLPVTAKVPFGGDYNPEQWPEPVWDDDDRLFELAVIDTVTLGVFDWALTQPAADVYDFTVLDRVVDRAARQGRMICLATGTGAHPAWLARAHPEVTRVDFEGRRHRFGQRHNSCPSSPVFRRLSTELARRVARRYAANPAVVAWHVGNEYGGACYCDRCAAGFRRWLRDRYGTLAALNAAWYTTFWSHTFTDWDEIEAPSALTEHWRGPDHTAFQGITLDYRRFTSEAMLANFRDEKAAIRESSDLPVTTNFMGMYRPIDYHRWAEHLDFASWDNYPPEGSPPAWMALSHDLMRGLKGGQPFWLMEQTPSMTACRDVNPLKPPGVMRLWSWQAVAHGADAVLFFQLRASRGASEKYHGAVIGHAGRADTRVFREVAELGAELRRLGDATLGARTPARVALLFDWDSWWALEISDGPSRLVRYQQVVLAYYQALWDAGVDVDVVAVSADLAGYDVVLAPALHMVKDDLADRLARVAERGGSVLTTFLSGRVDVDGNAFLADVPGPLAPLMGVRVDEWDARAADVVNPVCLGTGADRVEVASRLVFELVIPDGAEVVGSYRADFYAGTPAVTRNAYGAGHGWYVGTALDQPGVSWVVRQVLARHGLTGAYPDVPGLETAVRVTGDGTRLLFLLNHGAEPVTVPASVDGVDLLTGDRVAHGAPLRLDGHGVRVVRERA
- a CDS encoding SDR family oxidoreductase; translated protein: MRSSSSTASRTWFITGASRGLGRAFTIAALDRGDRVVAAARTIARADFDERYGDRLLTLTLDVTDRAAVLAAVAAAVERVGRLDIVVNNAGTMSMGMIEEFTEAEARAQFEVNLFGALWVSQAVLPHLRAQRAGHLVQISSIAGLGGFPSTGMYSASKFALEGMSEALAMEAATFGVTVSIVQPGGYWTDLYTSMTSTTPITAYDPLRAELARQWAEDSIDSEPALAAEALLKLVDSDDPPLRLLLGSMVYDLAFDISRRRMDTWAGWERVSRAAEHAQAGPG
- a CDS encoding TetR/AcrR family transcriptional regulator — translated: MPTQHRATPNAARRREASRLAILTAAFDLLQEVGYARLSIEGIAGRAGVGKQTIYRWWPSKGAIIFDAFLMLSAGADGGPVVLPDTGDLDADLTAVLRATVAELNDPRYDRPMRALATEITYDPELAAAYAERLDGPLKEAKRKRLRSAQRAGQLAGDLDLDVAVEMIWGPVLHRWLHRSGPLTTAYTDRVVTTALNGLRPRPDAAP